One genomic region from Balaenoptera musculus isolate JJ_BM4_2016_0621 chromosome X, mBalMus1.pri.v3, whole genome shotgun sequence encodes:
- the LOC118888365 gene encoding hypoxanthine-guanine phosphoribosyltransferase-like: protein MDSRVAPALWTELLAQDVMKEMGGHHIMGLCVLKWGYKFFADLLDYIKAPNRNSDKSIPMTVDFIRLKIYCNNQSTGDIKVIGGDNLSTLTGKNFLIVEDTIDTDRTMQTLLSLVKQHNPKMVKVASLLLKRTPRSVGYRPDFVGFEIPDKFVIGYALDYNEYFRDLNHACVISETRKAKYKA, encoded by the exons ATGGATTCCAGGGTTG CCCCAGCACTGTGGACCGAATTGCTGGCTCAAGATGTGATGAAGGAGATGGGAGGCCATCACATCATGGGCCTCTGTGTGCTCAAGTGGGGCTATAAATTCTTTGCTGACCTGCTGGATTACATCAAAGCACCAAACAGAAATAGTGATAAATCTATTCCTATGACTGTAGATTTTATCAGACTGAAAATCTACTGTAATAACCAGTCAACAGGTGACATAAAAGTAATTGGTGGAGATAATCTCTCAACTTTAACTGGAAAGAACTTCTTGATTGTTGAAGATACAATTGACACTGACAGAACAATGCAAACCTTGCTTTCCTTGGTCAAGCAGCATAATCCAAAGATGGTCAAGGTTGCAAGCTTGCTGTTGAAAAGGACCCCTCGAAGTGTTGGTTATAGACCAGACTTTGTTGGATTTGAAATTCCAGACAAGTTTGTTATAGGATATGCCCTTGACTATAATGAATACTTCAGGGATTTGAATCATGCTTGTGTCATTAGTGAAACTAGAAAGGCAAAATACAAAGCCTAA